Part of the Deinococcota bacterium genome is shown below.
GTGCGTGTCCTCGGTGGACCCTTCCCTACTCCCGCAGCCTCGGCTTGACTGCCGCGTCATCATAACCGCAGCCTCCTTTAAAAGCCGCGAGGTTTGATAAAGAAATCTTCATGCTCACACTCACTACGGGGACAAAAGTTGAAGGCAATCGCTTAAGGGTAGTCTAGCAGGCTGGGCAGGTGAGGCGAGGATGGCAGTTCTCAGATAAAGCAAGCCTCTTTTGAAGAAACTGACGGGTAAGTAGCCGTGTTTTTTAAGCTTGAGCGGTCTCTGCTGATAAACCCACTCACCCATGAGATGCGCCCAGGCAAAGGCAATAGAGAGCATGACAATCAGGTTGTCGAGCCTGTCCACTGTGGTTAAACGGGTATCTTCAAGATTGAAGCCTCTGGTTTTCAAGGCAGAAAACAGACACTCGATATCCCAACGCTTGGCATAACGAAGCAGCGCACGTTC
Proteins encoded:
- a CDS encoding transposase — translated: IGSKGSNKSAVKRYSYLAKGQTYVCPKRVWIYGLRLYLAVTKSQQGELVVLACNDKPERALLRYAKRWDIECLFSALKTRGFNLEDTRLTTVDRLDNLIVMLSIAFAWAHLMGEWVYQQRPLKLKKHGYLPVSFFKRGLLYLRTAILASPAQPARLPLSDCLQLLSP